The following proteins are encoded in a genomic region of Gouania willdenowi chromosome 6, fGouWil2.1, whole genome shotgun sequence:
- the ppcdc gene encoding phosphopantothenoylcysteine decarboxylase gives MQTDEQVPGSKTGLFKPSGTFCVLVGVTGSVAALKLPQLVSQLLQLPQVDVRVVTTEHAQHFYDPSEVSVKIYSDNDEWELWTQRSDPVLHIELRRWADLFVIAPLDANTLGKVASGICDNLLTCVVRAWDTSRPLLFCPAMNTAMWKHPITAQQVSRLKEFGYVEVPCISKKLVCGDEGKGAMAEVSTIVSVVEQYVQ, from the exons ATGCAGACAGACGAGCAGGTACCAGGTTCTAAAACTGGTTTATTCAAGCCTTCCGGTactttttgtgtacttgttgGAGTCACTGGGAGCGTAGCTGCTTTGAAGCTTCCTCAACTGGTTTCACAACTTCTACAGCTGCCACAG GTGGATGTCAGAGTCGTCACAACTGAGCATGCCCAGCACTTTTATGATCCTTCAGAAGTCTCAGTGAAAATCTACAGTGACAATGACGAGTGGGAG TTGTGGACGCAGAGGTCTGACCCTGTGCTGCACATTGAGCTACGGCGGTGGGCCGACCTGTTTGTGATCGCGCCCCTTGATGCCAACACTCTGGGGAAGGTTGCTAGTGGCATTTGTGACAATTTGTTg ACATGTGTGGTCAGAGCCTGGGATACCAGCCGACCTCTGCTTTTCTGCCCCGCCATGAACACAGCTATGTGGAAGCATCCGATTACAGCCCAGCAGGTGTCCAGGCTCAAGGAGTTTGGATACGTGGAAGTCCCCTGCATTTCAAAGAAGCTAGTGTGTGGAGATGAAG GTAAAGGTGCCATGGCAGAGGTTTCTACTATTGTCAGTGTTGTTGAACAGTATGTACAGTAA